One stretch of Mangifera indica cultivar Alphonso chromosome 9, CATAS_Mindica_2.1, whole genome shotgun sequence DNA includes these proteins:
- the LOC123225918 gene encoding cyclin-dependent protein kinase inhibitor SMR13-like produces the protein MAPSERITRARARARLSASAAPKATRNTQNKKKLQQQIKELQKASDDFSKNINIDEDHHLDSSSGFSTPKAERYRIPEIVTCPPAPKKPRAVSNISSLQRAPIAFFAPPDLELFFYFAL, from the exons ATGGCTCCATCTGAAAGAATTACAAGAGCAAGAGCAAGAGCAAGATTATCAGCATCAGCAGCACCAAAGGCAACAAGAAATACTCAAAACAAGAAGAAGCTGCAGCAGCAAA TTAAGGAACTTCAAAAAGCATCCGATGATTTTtcaaagaatattaatattgatGAAGATCATCATCTTGATTCTTCAAGTGGGTTCTCAACACCAAAGGCTGAGAGATACAGAATACCAGAGATTGTGACATGCCCACCAGCTCCAAAGAAGCCAAGAGCTGTCTCTAACATCTCCTCACTGCAAAGAGCTCCTATTGCCTTCTTTGCTCCTCCTGATTTAGAGCTCTTCTTCTACTTTGCTCTATGA
- the LOC123226462 gene encoding uncharacterized protein LOC123226462: MFQLSRRQHSVNLQTFPTERHSNRPLPQRGRLISAAQQITSPRKNSATHKLTKLLLNVTIERSLGPVQVVTSPENTVSDLIKAAIDIYLQEKRRPLLKHTHPQFFALYYSQFCLESLKPDEKLSNLGSRNFIMYSKPYSKSVKLNWSEQAKMAINSSFPLTELMDFLL; this comes from the exons ATGTTCCAACTTAGCCGGAGACAACACTCTGTAAACCTGCAGACCTTTCCCACAGAAAGGCATTCTAACCGGCCGCTTCCACAGAGAGGCAGGCTTATCTCAGCCGCCCAGCAGATAACTTCACCAAGGAAGAACAGTGCCACTCACAAGTTAACAAAGTTATTGCTCAATGTTACTATAGAAAGAAGTTTGGGGCCAGTCCAGGTGGTCACTTCGCCAGAGAATACAGTCAGTGATTTGATTAAGGCGGCCATTGATATTTACTTACAGGAGAAGAGGAGGCCGCTGTTGAAGCACACCCATCCTCAGTTTTTTGCTCTCTATTACTCGCAGTTCTGTTTGGAGA GTTTAAAGCCAGATGAGAAGTTGAGTAATTTGGGGTcaagaaattttattatgtattcaAAGCCTTATTCCAAGTCTGTCAAGTTAAATTGGTCGGAGCAAGCAAAAATGGCAATCAACTCTTCATTTCCATTGACAGAGTTGATGGATTTCCTGCTGTAG
- the LOC123225230 gene encoding nuclear transcription factor Y subunit A-1-like — MQPKSKSSNQLEPDPHGIPPRSYSEPWWRNVGYNTIPPAGTGVNPSNSSSMEGLNGSESNDGLSMSDDEVDEEDNDANKESHNAASSQSVRQEHQNMQQGASTVPTMPDECFQKPSQLELVGHSIACASNPYQDPYYGGMMAAYGHQIVGYPPFVGMPHARMPLPLEMTQEPVYVNAKQYQGILRRRKARAKAELERKLIKGRKPYLHESRHQHAMKRARGTGGRFAKKTSGDDSKGTGEEKGSGSAPVGSSQSGSSSGSEPLPSDSAETWNTSTSQQDARGSQVHDTHDAINHVNGNGRYQNNGGMQAALYHSHLGNRADDGDYSGQQWGSISSNQASQRPLAIQ, encoded by the exons ATGCAACCAAAGTCCAAAAGTTCAAATCAATTGGAACCTGATCCACATGGCATTCCACCAAGGTCTTATTCTGAACCTTGGTGGCGTAATGTTGGATATAATACAATCCCACCAGCTGGGACTGGGGTAAATCCATCTAATTCATCTTCAATGGAAGGCCTTAATGGTTCAGAGTCAAATGATGGCTTGTCGATGTCTGATGATGAAGTGGATGAGGAAGATAATGATGCTAACAAAGAATCACACAATGCTGCATCTTCACAATCAG ttcgaCAAGAGCACCAAAACATGCAGCAAGGTGCATCAACTGTGCCTACAATGCCTGATGAATGCTTCCAAAAGCCTTCACAGCTTGAACTTGTGGGTCATTCCATT GCATGTGCATCAAATCCTTATCAGGATCCATATTATGGAGGAATGATGGCAGCTTATGGACATCAAATTGTG GGTTATCCTCCTTTTGTTGGAATGCCTCATGCTAGAATGCCTCTACCCCTTGAGATGACCCAAGAACCTGTTTATGTGAATGCGAAGCAATACCAGGGGATTCTAAGGCGAAGAAAGGCACGGGCCAAAGCTGAGCTTGAAAGGAAGCTGATAAAAGGGAGAAAG CCATATCTTCATGAGTCTCGACACCAGCATGCTATGAAAAGAGCAAGGGGTACTGGAGGACGCTTTGCAAAGAAAACTTCTGGTGATGATTCCAAGGGCACAGGTGAAGAGAAGGGTAGTGGTTCAGCACCAGTTGGTTCATCTCAGTCTGGAAGTTCATCAGGATCTGAACCCTTGCCATCTGACTCTGCTGAAACCTGGAACACCTCCACTAGTCAACAAGATGCAAGAGGGTCCCAGGTGCATGACACACATGATGCTATAAATCATGTGAATGGCAATGGCCGCTATCAGAACAATGGTGGCATGCAGGCAGCGCTATACCATTCACACCTAGGCAACAGAGCGGATGATGGAGACTATTCAGGCCAGCAATGGGGAAGCATCTCATCAAACCAGGCTTCACAGAGGCCTCTTGCCATTCAGTGA
- the LOC123225229 gene encoding translocation protein SEC62-like isoform X1 — protein sequence MKKAGAAEKKRVRRSSAASQNGIRVPNNDTLLRKQAGKKDVYQLFAEKVRDHKELKSRWAVLQETRVEYFRGKDFVSFLRNHPELKEILDSDKNLETEDIADALLRKNLVVRCDRVVKTVRPGKKKLSTWPAHLEILPEQEQIFSDNDAFFAWTFVKRRPLWQTLLSFCWPVLTLAICLFPVYPHRCKLLILYSCAGVLLVILSLLLVRAAIFGAIWVILGKRVWIFPNILAEEATLGELFRFWPKKDEGERPKWTARVFFAVVAVLVILLLRHHAPDEAARARYQKRMSNIIDDVLEWNPTLALSGMMEKQSDVANDTEPNKKFSDRTQTSSERTAPPDTSVETILEQHENEETGSAQDNHQHQQQHHADI from the exons ATGAAGAAAGCAGGGGCAGCAGAGAAAAAAAGGGTCCGAAGATCATCAGCAGCCTCTCAGAATGGCATAAGAGTACCCAACAACGATACCCTACTTAGG AAACAAGCTGGCAAGAAGGATGTTTACCAGTTGTTTGCTGAGAAGGTGAGAGACCATAAAGAGTTGAAATCTAGGTGGGCTGTATTACAGGAAACTCGAGTAGAATATTTTAGAGGTAAGGATTTTGTAAGCTTTTTGAGAAATCATCCAGAGCTTAAGGAAATACTAGATTCAGACAAGAATCTAGAAACTGAAGATATTGCTGATGCTCTATTAAGAAAGAATCTTGTGGTGCGCTGTGATCGTGTGGTAAAAACTGTACGTCCTGGGAAAAAGAAGTTGTCCACTTGGCCAGCACATTTAGAGATCTTACCT GAGCAGGAGCAAATATTTTCTGATAATGATGCCTTTTTTGCATGGACATTTGTGAAACGGCGGCCTTTGTGGCAAACGCTACTCTCATTTTGCTGGCCTGTGTTGACCTTAGCAATTTGCTTGTTTCCTGTTTATCCACATCGGTGCAAGCTATTAATACTGTATTCTTGTGCTGGGGTCTTGTTGGTTATTCTCTCTTTACTCCTGG TGAGAGCTGCTATTTTTGGTGCCATATGGGTTATCCTTGGAAAACGTGTCTGGATTTTCCCTAACATTCTAGCTGAGGAAGCAACATTAGGGGAATTATTCCGTTTCTGGCCCAAGAAAGATGAAGGGGAACGGCCTAAATGGACAGCAAGAGTTTTCTTCGCTGTAGTAGCTGTACTGGTAATATTATTGCTGAGGCACCATGCCCCTGATGAAGCTGCTAGAGCCAG GTATCAGAAGCGGATGTCAAACATAATCGATGATGTTCTCGAGTGGAATCCAACGTTGGCCCTGTCTGGGATGATGGAGAAGCAGTCAGATGTGGCGAACGATACAGagccaaacaaaaaattttcagaCAGGACCCAAACAAGCTCAGAGAGGACAGCCCCTCCTGATACAAGTGTAGAAACCATTTTAGAGCAACATGAGAATGAAGAAACTGGAAGCGCACAAGACAATCATCAACATCAACAGCAACACCATGCTGATATATGA
- the LOC123225229 gene encoding translocation protein SEC62-like isoform X2 — MKKAGAAEKKRVRRSSAASQNGIRKQAGKKDVYQLFAEKVRDHKELKSRWAVLQETRVEYFRGKDFVSFLRNHPELKEILDSDKNLETEDIADALLRKNLVVRCDRVVKTVRPGKKKLSTWPAHLEILPEQEQIFSDNDAFFAWTFVKRRPLWQTLLSFCWPVLTLAICLFPVYPHRCKLLILYSCAGVLLVILSLLLVRAAIFGAIWVILGKRVWIFPNILAEEATLGELFRFWPKKDEGERPKWTARVFFAVVAVLVILLLRHHAPDEAARARYQKRMSNIIDDVLEWNPTLALSGMMEKQSDVANDTEPNKKFSDRTQTSSERTAPPDTSVETILEQHENEETGSAQDNHQHQQQHHADI, encoded by the exons ATGAAGAAAGCAGGGGCAGCAGAGAAAAAAAGGGTCCGAAGATCATCAGCAGCCTCTCAGAATGGCATAAGA AAACAAGCTGGCAAGAAGGATGTTTACCAGTTGTTTGCTGAGAAGGTGAGAGACCATAAAGAGTTGAAATCTAGGTGGGCTGTATTACAGGAAACTCGAGTAGAATATTTTAGAGGTAAGGATTTTGTAAGCTTTTTGAGAAATCATCCAGAGCTTAAGGAAATACTAGATTCAGACAAGAATCTAGAAACTGAAGATATTGCTGATGCTCTATTAAGAAAGAATCTTGTGGTGCGCTGTGATCGTGTGGTAAAAACTGTACGTCCTGGGAAAAAGAAGTTGTCCACTTGGCCAGCACATTTAGAGATCTTACCT GAGCAGGAGCAAATATTTTCTGATAATGATGCCTTTTTTGCATGGACATTTGTGAAACGGCGGCCTTTGTGGCAAACGCTACTCTCATTTTGCTGGCCTGTGTTGACCTTAGCAATTTGCTTGTTTCCTGTTTATCCACATCGGTGCAAGCTATTAATACTGTATTCTTGTGCTGGGGTCTTGTTGGTTATTCTCTCTTTACTCCTGG TGAGAGCTGCTATTTTTGGTGCCATATGGGTTATCCTTGGAAAACGTGTCTGGATTTTCCCTAACATTCTAGCTGAGGAAGCAACATTAGGGGAATTATTCCGTTTCTGGCCCAAGAAAGATGAAGGGGAACGGCCTAAATGGACAGCAAGAGTTTTCTTCGCTGTAGTAGCTGTACTGGTAATATTATTGCTGAGGCACCATGCCCCTGATGAAGCTGCTAGAGCCAG GTATCAGAAGCGGATGTCAAACATAATCGATGATGTTCTCGAGTGGAATCCAACGTTGGCCCTGTCTGGGATGATGGAGAAGCAGTCAGATGTGGCGAACGATACAGagccaaacaaaaaattttcagaCAGGACCCAAACAAGCTCAGAGAGGACAGCCCCTCCTGATACAAGTGTAGAAACCATTTTAGAGCAACATGAGAATGAAGAAACTGGAAGCGCACAAGACAATCATCAACATCAACAGCAACACCATGCTGATATATGA
- the LOC123225364 gene encoding uncharacterized protein LOC123225364, whose amino-acid sequence MLSLLLNFSTLSLSHFSFVSKNPKTLTSQLLHRPGGVSGGGSSTCIVHAVEKDSQQFEIDPDEAKAALQQLDKQLQTLSRKQTKTPKIKAKDVKLTRGPTEEEEEEMAEIPGSVLANTAVVLFIFTILYNALFYGVIKPSIDGPDDVSEAPPPSMATESPNAAVLQSLLSVPKDFLQL is encoded by the exons ATGCTTTCTTTACTTCTCAACTTCTCAACTCTATCACTTTCCCACTTCTCTTTCGTCTCCAAAAACCCTAAGACACTCACTTCTCAGTTACTTCACCGTCCGGGAGGCGTCAGCGGCGGTGGTTCTTCGACTTGTATTGTTCATGCAGTAGAGAAAGATTCACAGCAGTTTGAGATTGACCCAGATGAAGCCAAAGCCGCCCTTCAACAACTTGACAAGCAGCTCCAAACCCTCTCCAGAAAACAAACTAAAACTCCCAAGATAAAAG CCAAGGATGTGAAGCTTACAAGGGGTccaacagaagaagaagaagaagaaatggcGGAAATTCCAGGCTCTGTCCTTGCAAATACTGCAGTGGTTTTGTTTATCTTCACCATACTTTATAATGCACTATTTTATGGAGTAATAAAGCCCTCCATTGATGGACCTGATGATGTATCTGAAGCTCCTCCGCCCTCAATGGCAACTGAATCTCCCAACGCAGCAGTTTTGCAGTCGCTTCTCTCGGTGCCCAAAGATTTCCTTCAACTCTGA
- the LOC123225989 gene encoding calcium-dependent protein kinase 8-like: MGNCCATSSSSSEKKTKGKKNKSNPFYGDDSVVSDIYSSYNLSVLKDPTGNDISVAYDLGHELGRGEFGVTYLCTDINTGEKFACKSISKKKLRTAVDIEDVRREVQIMKHLPKHPNIVSLKDTHEDDNAVHIVMELCEGGELFDRIVARGHYTERAAAAVMRTIVEVVQVCHKHGVMHRDLKPENFLFANKRESSPLKAIDFGLSVFFRPGERFNEIVGSPYYMAPEVLKRNYGPEVDVWSAGVILYILLCGVPPFWAETEQGVAQAIIRSVIDFKRDPWPIVSDNAKDLVKKMLNPDPKERLTAEQVLEHSWLQNAKKVPNVPLGETVKARLKQFSVMNKLKKRALRVVAEHLSVEEVAGIKEAFEMMDTSKRGKINLEELRAGLEKNGQNIPDADLQILLEAADADGDGTLNYGEFVAVSVHLKKMGNDEHLHKAFSFFDKNQTGYIEIEELQEALYDEVEANSEDVINAIMRDVDTDKDGRISYQEFAAMMKAGTDWRKASRQYSRERFNSLSLKLMRDGSLQLAS; the protein is encoded by the exons ATGGGAAATTGCTGTGCAACATCTAGTTCTTCATctgagaagaaaacaaaagggaaaaagaacAAATCAAATCCATTTTATGGTGATGATTCTGTAGTAAGCGACATATATAGTTCGTATAATCTCAGTGTACTGAAAGACCCCACAGGTAATGATATTTCAGTAGCGTATGATCTGGGTCATGAGCTTGGACGAGGGGAGTTTGGTGTAACATATTTGTGTACTGATATAAATACTGGTGAAAAGTTTGCTTGTAAGTctatttcaaagaagaaacttAGGACTGCAGTGGATATTGAGGATGTGAGAAGAGAGGTGCAGATCATGAAGCATTTGCCTAAGCATCCAAATATTGTGTCGTTGAAGGATACTCATGAGGATGATAATGCTGTGCACATTGTGATGGAGTTGTGTGAGGGAGGAGAGTTGTTTGATAGGATTGTTGCGAGGGGGCATTACACAGAGAGAGCTGCTGCTGCTGTTATGCGGACCATTGTTGAAGTTGTGCAG GTGTGTCATAAGCATGGAGTGATGCACCGTGATCTCAAACCAGAGAATTTTCTGTTTGCAAATAAGAGGGAATCTTCTCCTTTGAAGGCAATTGATTTTGGTTTGTCAGTCTTCTTCAGACCTG GTGAGCGATTTAATGAGATTGTGGGAAGTCCATATTACATGGCTCCAGAGGTTCTAAAGCGCAATTATGGTCCTGAGGTTGATGTCTGGAGTGCTGGAGTTATTCTGTATATTTTACTTTGTGGTGTTCCACCTTTCTGGGCAG AAACTGAGCAAGGGGTAGCACAGGCAATTATTCGCTCGGTAATTGATTTTAAGAGGGACCCTTGGCCTATAGTTTCTGACAATGCCAAGGACCTTGTGAAGAAGATGCTTAATCCTGACCCAAAGGAGAGGCTTACAGCTGAGCAGGTGCTAG AACATTCTTGGTTGCAAAATGCCAAGAAGGTTCCAAATGTTCCACTTGGTGAGACTGTGAAAGCAAGGCTTAAACAATTCTCTGTCATGAACAAGCTGAAAAAAAGAGCTCTAAGG GTTGTGGCTGAGCATTTGTCTGTGGAGGAAGTGGCTGGCATAAAGGAGGCATTTGAAATGATGGACACTAGCAAGAGAGGCAAGATAAACCTCGAGGAACTTAGAGCTGGGCTGgaaaaaaatggccaaaatattCCTGATGCAGATCTTCAAATCCTATTGGAAGCT GCTGATGCTGATGGAGATGGAACTTTGAATTATGGAGAGTTTGTTGCAGTTTCAGTTCACCTTAAGAAGATGGGCAATGATGAACATTTGCATaaagctttttctttctttgataaaaatCAGACTGGTTACATAGAGATCGAAGAGCTACAAGAAGCCTTATATGATGAAGTTGAGGCCAATAGTGAAGATGTTATCAATGCCATTATGCGTGACGTTGATACAGACAAG GATGGTCGCATAAGTTACCAGGAGTTTGCTGCGATGATGAAGGCTGGTACAGACTGGAGAAAGGCATCCAGGCAATATTCACGGGAAAGATTTAACAGTTTAAGCTTGAAGTTGATGAGGGATGGATCATTACAATTAGCCAGCTGA